Proteins encoded by one window of Sorex araneus isolate mSorAra2 chromosome 3, mSorAra2.pri, whole genome shotgun sequence:
- the GGT6 gene encoding glutathione hydrolase 6 has protein sequence MGDAAVEGPVLYQKLQLWESSLEEEEEDEISELLVPDPWGPQEAAGNQAGGLSGTWPRIAAALLLLVVVFSLATKHLQKSGSLPAPLGSATPPRSGHTHRPGVYHHGAVISPAAPCSHLARELLAAGGNVVDAGVGAALCLAVVHPHATGLGATFWGLYHNSSSGNTSALVPGPAQTLAPGLGLPLALPGLALLHAHFGRLPWSQLLEGPATLAQEGFLVDTVLAEALEAWGTKGLCPLLCQPDGSPLGPGAQATNPKLANVLRRAALAPSPKLAGEALLSPLARDLGLEAPPAGSLPTLQPALPLPVRQGLLFTTPSPSAGPELLALLGAALQTGGPRPTPCPPQAPVPPGSSVLATVDSSGSVLLLASSLNGSFGSGHLSPSTGVLLSKLGAWSAPQAWACPLIFRDSSDDTEVDVLGLVASDSPTMTKAMTGALLSHLAASQPQPQPRQGQAVNPQVCGQGTLLQVAVHAEHVHVSSVPKDCCPFAGL, from the exons ATGGGTGACGCCGCAGTGGAGGGGCCTGTGCTCTACCAAAAGCTGCAGCTGTGGGAGTCCAgcctggaggaagaggaagaggacgaGATCTCAGAGCTTCTGGTTCCTGACCCCTGGGGGCCCCAGGAAGCCGCTGG GAACCAGGCTGGTGGTCTTTCTGGGACCTGGCCCCGAATAGCCGCGGCCCTGCTGCTGCTCGTCGTGGTCTTCTCCCTGGCCACAAAACACTTGCAAAAGAGCGGCTCCCTTCCAGCACCCCTGGGCTCGGCCACCCCTCCTCGCAGCGGGCACACCCACCGCCCCGGCGTCTATCACCACGGAGCTGTCATCAGCCCTGCAG CTCCGTGTTCCCACCTGGCCCGGGAGCTCCTCGCTGCAGGGGGCAACGTCGTGGATGCTGGAGTCGGAGCAGCGTTGTGTCTGGCAGTGGTGCACCCTCATGCTACAGGGCTAG GTGCCACGTTCTGGGGCCTCTACCACAACAGCTCCTCCGGCAACACAAGCGCTCTGGTGCCAGGCCCAGCTCAGACACTTGCCCCCGGCCTGGGACTGCCCTtggccctgcccggcctggcctTGCTGCATGCACACTTCGGCCGTCTGCCCTGGTCGCAGCTGCTCGAGGGCCCCGCCACGCTGGCCCAAGAGGGCTTCCTGGTGGACACAGTGTTAGCTGAGGCTCTGGAAGCCTGGGGTACAAAAGGCCTCTGTCCCCTGCTCTGCCAGCCCGATGGAAGCCCCTTGGGCCCTGGAGCCCAAGCCACCAACCCCAAATTGGCAAATGTGCTCCGTAGGGCAGCACTTGCCCCAAGCCCCAAACTTGCTGGGGAGGCCCTGCTGAGTCCTCTAGCCAGAGACCTGGGACTGGAGGCACCACCTGCCGGGTCCCTGCCCACCTTGCAgccagctctgcccctccccgTGCGCCAGGGTCTCCTGTTTACCACCCCCAGCCCTTCAGCTGGCCCTGAATTGTTGGCACTGCTAGGGGCAGCCCTCCAGACAGGGGGACCCAGGCCCACTCCTTGCCCCCCACAAGCTCCTGTGCCCCCTGGGAGCAGTGTCCTGGCCACCGTGGACAGCAGCGGCTCTGTGCTCCTTCTCGCCTCCTCACTCAACGGTTCCTTTGGTTCTGGACACCTGTCACCGAGCACCGGGGTTCTGCTCAGCAAGCTGGGGGCCTGGTCTGCCCCTCAGGCCTGGGCCTGCCCGCTCATCTTTCGTGACAGCTCAGATGACACAGAGGTCGATGTGTTGGGACTGGTAGCCTCGGACAGCCCCACAATGACCAAAGCCATGACGGGTGCCCTGCTCAGCCACCTAGCTgcgtcccagccccagccccagccccggcaAGGACAGGCAGTGAACCCCCAAGTTTGTGGCCAGGGGACCCTGCTCCAGGTGGCAGTCCATGCAGAACACGTCCATGTCTCCAGTGTCCCCAAAGACTGCTGCCCTTTTGCGGGGTTATAG